The following coding sequences lie in one Vibrio sp. BS-M-Sm-2 genomic window:
- the rho gene encoding transcription termination factor Rho, protein MNLTELKNRPVSELVKLSESLGLENQARLRKQDIIFSILKAHAKSGEDIFGDGVLEILQDGFGFLRSADSSYLAGPDDIYVSPSQIRRFNLRTGDSIGGKIRPPKDGERYFALLKVNTVNYDKPDNARNKILFENLTPLHANERMVMEAGNGATEDITARILDLASPIGKGQRGLIVAPPKAGKTMLLQNIAQSIARNHPECELMVLLIDERPEEVTEMQRLVKGEVVASTFDEPASRHVQVAEMVIEKAKRLVEHKKDVVILLDSITRLARAYNTVIPSSGKVLTGGVDANALHRPKRFFGAARNVEEGGSLTIIATALVDTGSKMDEVIYEEFKGTGNMELHLNRKIAEKRVFPAIDFNRSGTRREELLTKNDELQKMWILRKIVHPMGEIDAMEFLIDKLAMTKTNDEFFDAMRRQ, encoded by the coding sequence ATGAATCTTACTGAACTGAAGAACAGACCTGTGTCTGAGCTTGTTAAACTTAGCGAAAGCTTAGGTCTTGAAAATCAAGCTCGCCTAAGAAAACAAGACATTATCTTCTCCATCCTTAAAGCGCATGCAAAAAGTGGTGAAGACATCTTTGGTGATGGTGTTCTAGAAATTCTTCAAGACGGTTTTGGTTTCCTACGTAGCGCCGACAGTTCATACCTGGCTGGCCCAGATGATATCTACGTATCTCCAAGCCAAATTCGTCGTTTTAACCTTCGCACTGGTGACTCTATTGGCGGTAAAATCCGTCCACCTAAAGATGGCGAACGTTACTTTGCACTGCTTAAAGTAAACACGGTTAACTACGACAAGCCAGACAACGCTCGTAACAAGATTCTTTTCGAAAACCTTACTCCTCTTCACGCCAACGAACGTATGGTGATGGAAGCGGGTAATGGTGCGACTGAAGATATTACGGCCCGTATTCTTGACCTTGCATCTCCTATTGGTAAAGGTCAGCGTGGTCTGATTGTTGCTCCGCCTAAAGCGGGTAAGACAATGCTTCTGCAAAACATTGCCCAAAGCATTGCTCGTAACCATCCTGAATGTGAACTAATGGTTCTACTTATCGATGAGCGTCCAGAAGAAGTAACTGAAATGCAGCGTCTAGTTAAAGGCGAAGTAGTTGCTTCAACATTCGATGAGCCAGCATCTCGCCACGTACAAGTTGCAGAAATGGTTATCGAGAAAGCGAAACGCCTTGTTGAACACAAGAAAGACGTGGTTATCCTGCTGGATTCTATTACTCGTCTAGCTCGTGCTTACAACACTGTGATTCCTTCATCAGGTAAAGTTCTTACTGGTGGTGTTGATGCGAATGCTCTACATCGTCCAAAGCGTTTCTTCGGTGCGGCACGTAACGTAGAAGAAGGCGGTAGCTTAACGATCATCGCAACAGCACTGGTTGATACTGGTTCTAAGATGGATGAAGTTATCTACGAAGAATTCAAAGGCACAGGTAACATGGAACTGCACCTTAACCGTAAGATTGCGGAAAAGCGCGTATTCCCAGCGATTGATTTCAACCGCTCTGGTACTCGTCGTGAAGAGCTTCTTACGAAGAACGATGAACTACAGAAGATGTGGATTCTGCGTAAGATTGTTCACCCAATGGGCGAAATCGACGCAATGGAATTCCTTATCGATAAGCTAGCAATGACCAAAACGAACGATGAGTTCTTTGACGCAATGCGTCGTCAGTAA
- a CDS encoding helix-turn-helix domain-containing protein, translating to MSKYSRELKCIIAKQYLDGTSSLYLAKQYSISSRQIRYWAQVFAIHGTDSFLPTNHAATAQTKRKALNLMWTNEWSLTHTSAVLNLSSPGILSVWLKRFNELGIKGLKMRQKGRPSMKQQPQRTTKPDNEMTLEELKEELVYLRTENAVLKKLEELEQEKNRRTKKKRS from the coding sequence ATGTCCAAATATAGCCGAGAGCTAAAATGTATCATTGCTAAGCAATACTTAGATGGCACGTCATCTCTCTACTTAGCAAAACAATATTCAATTTCTTCAAGACAGATACGGTATTGGGCTCAAGTCTTTGCCATCCATGGTACTGATTCATTTTTACCAACTAACCATGCGGCTACTGCTCAGACAAAACGAAAAGCATTGAATTTAATGTGGACGAATGAATGGTCTCTCACGCACACTAGCGCAGTATTAAACCTCTCATCCCCTGGGATACTCTCAGTCTGGCTCAAACGATTTAATGAGCTCGGTATCAAAGGGCTCAAAATGCGCCAGAAAGGAAGACCCTCAATGAAACAGCAACCTCAACGTACCACTAAGCCTGATAATGAAATGACGCTTGAGGAGCTAAAAGAGGAGTTGGTTTACTTACGAACCGAGAATGCCGTTCTAAAAAAGTTGGAAGAGTTGGAGCAGGAAAAAAACCGTCGAACAAAGAAAAAGCGGTCATAG
- the gppA gene encoding guanosine-5'-triphosphate,3'-diphosphate diphosphatase → MSQTVSPPLYAAIDLGSNSFHMLVVRHIDGSVQTMAKIKRKVRLAAGLDENNALSTEAMQRGWDCLSLFAERLQDIPKENIRIVGTATLRTAINVDIFLEKANQILGYDINVISGEEEAATIYKGVAHTSGGSGRRLVVDIGGASTEMIIGEGFSAKALTSLKMGCVTWLERHFKDRQLTATNFNNAIEAAKSTLAPILDSYTDIGWDVCVGASGTVQALQEIMLAQGMDEVITHAKLKRLQKQAMITERLEELEIEGLTLERALVFPSGLSILIAIFELLEIDSMTLAGGALREGLAYEMVDELRQEDIRARTIKSVQSRYQMDVSYGEQVAVVAQTLLEQAGAEAWVSEPQAGVLLQTAAKLHEIGLTIDFKKGGEHSAYLLQNLDLPGFTRAQKHYLGELTRRYREQLTSLPEQHAISGTSSKRILRILRLAILLTHRRNPALEPEFKLATDGNNLTLTLSKQWLADNPLTAAELEIESNRQTDIGWPLNIECL, encoded by the coding sequence ATGAGTCAAACAGTGTCACCACCGCTTTACGCTGCAATCGACCTCGGGTCGAACAGTTTTCATATGCTCGTTGTGCGTCATATCGATGGCAGCGTACAAACCATGGCTAAAATTAAGCGCAAAGTGCGTTTAGCTGCAGGCTTAGATGAAAATAATGCGCTTAGTACAGAAGCCATGCAGCGCGGTTGGGACTGTTTGAGTCTCTTTGCAGAGCGACTGCAAGATATTCCAAAAGAAAATATCCGCATTGTCGGTACAGCGACCCTACGTACCGCTATCAATGTGGATATCTTTCTTGAGAAAGCGAACCAGATCCTTGGTTACGACATCAATGTTATCTCCGGTGAAGAAGAGGCTGCGACTATCTATAAAGGCGTAGCACACACTTCTGGTGGCAGTGGCCGCCGGCTGGTTGTTGATATTGGTGGCGCAAGCACCGAGATGATCATTGGTGAAGGCTTCTCAGCGAAAGCACTAACCAGCCTAAAGATGGGCTGTGTTACTTGGCTTGAACGCCACTTTAAAGATCGCCAATTAACCGCAACCAACTTTAACAACGCTATTGAAGCGGCGAAGTCGACGTTGGCTCCTATCCTCGATAGCTACACTGATATCGGATGGGATGTGTGTGTGGGCGCCAGTGGTACCGTTCAGGCACTACAAGAAATCATGTTGGCTCAAGGCATGGATGAAGTAATTACTCATGCCAAACTTAAGCGCCTACAGAAACAAGCGATGATTACTGAGCGCTTGGAAGAGCTAGAAATTGAAGGACTGACTCTTGAACGCGCATTGGTGTTCCCGAGTGGACTTTCAATTCTTATTGCTATTTTTGAGCTGCTTGAAATTGATTCAATGACACTCGCAGGCGGTGCACTCCGTGAAGGCCTAGCCTACGAGATGGTTGATGAGTTGCGCCAAGAAGACATTCGTGCACGTACCATTAAGAGTGTTCAATCACGCTACCAAATGGACGTAAGCTACGGTGAACAAGTTGCTGTAGTCGCACAAACGCTGCTAGAGCAAGCAGGCGCCGAAGCGTGGGTTTCAGAACCTCAAGCTGGTGTGCTACTGCAAACGGCAGCTAAACTTCATGAGATTGGTTTAACCATCGATTTCAAAAAAGGCGGTGAGCACAGCGCATACCTACTGCAGAACTTAGACCTACCAGGCTTTACTCGAGCGCAAAAGCACTACTTGGGTGAGTTAACTCGTCGCTACCGTGAACAGTTAACCTCATTACCAGAGCAGCACGCTATCTCAGGCACCAGCAGCAAGCGTATTTTACGTATTTTGCGTTTAGCTATTTTGTTGACTCACCGTCGCAATCCAGCACTAGAGCCTGAGTTTAAGCTTGCAACCGATGGTAACAATCTGACCTTGACGCTTTCTAAGCAATGGCTAGCAGACAACCCGCTGACCGCTGCTGAGCTAGAGATCGAGTCGAATAGACAAACCGATATTGGCTGGCCATTGAATATTGAATGCCTCTGA
- the rhlB gene encoding ATP-dependent RNA helicase RhlB gives MKKTHITEQKFADLDLLPQVIEGLEKKGFDYCTPIQALALPVLLTGQDIAGQAQTGTGKTLAFLTATFNHLLKTPEHEGRKPNQPRAIIMAPTRELAIQIYNDADSLVESTGIKAALAYGGESYDKQLGKIEEGADILIGTTGRIIDFYKQKVFNLNHIQAVVLDEADRMFDLGFIKDIRFLFRRMPEPKDRLNMLFSATLSYRVQELAFEHMHNPEHVVVEPERKTGHRIQEELFYPSNEHKMALLQTLVEEEWPERAIIFANTKHKCESVWGHLAADGHRVGLLTGDVPQKKREKILEQFTKGDVDLLVATDVAARGLHIPQVTHVFNFDLPDDCEDYVHRIGRTGRAGASGHSISFACEDYAINLPPIEEYIEHAIPVSDYDASALLEDLPAPLRLRTRNPQQRRSNNNGPRNGNRKPNQNRRPRQPRHNKEA, from the coding sequence ATGAAAAAGACGCATATCACAGAGCAAAAGTTCGCCGACTTGGATTTACTTCCGCAAGTCATTGAAGGATTGGAGAAAAAAGGGTTCGATTATTGTACCCCTATTCAAGCCTTGGCGCTCCCGGTACTGCTCACCGGCCAAGACATTGCAGGCCAGGCCCAAACGGGTACTGGTAAAACGCTTGCGTTTCTTACTGCTACTTTTAACCACCTGCTAAAAACACCTGAGCATGAAGGGCGTAAGCCTAACCAGCCACGTGCGATTATTATGGCACCAACGCGTGAACTCGCGATTCAGATCTACAACGATGCTGACTCTCTGGTTGAAAGCACAGGTATCAAGGCAGCACTTGCTTACGGTGGCGAAAGCTACGACAAGCAACTAGGTAAGATCGAAGAAGGCGCAGATATCTTAATTGGTACGACTGGCCGCATCATCGATTTCTACAAGCAAAAGGTATTTAACCTTAACCACATTCAAGCCGTTGTTCTTGACGAAGCTGATCGCATGTTCGATCTTGGTTTCATCAAAGACATCCGCTTCTTATTTCGCCGTATGCCTGAGCCAAAAGATCGTCTGAACATGCTGTTCTCTGCGACATTGTCTTACCGCGTACAGGAGCTAGCGTTCGAACACATGCACAACCCAGAGCATGTTGTTGTTGAGCCAGAGCGTAAAACAGGTCACCGTATTCAGGAAGAGCTGTTCTACCCGTCAAACGAACACAAAATGGCACTTCTGCAGACGCTAGTTGAAGAAGAGTGGCCTGAACGCGCTATCATCTTCGCTAACACTAAGCACAAGTGTGAGTCTGTTTGGGGTCACCTAGCTGCAGATGGTCACCGTGTTGGCCTGCTAACTGGCGATGTTCCTCAAAAGAAACGTGAAAAGATTCTTGAGCAATTCACTAAAGGTGATGTTGACCTGCTTGTCGCAACCGACGTTGCAGCACGTGGCCTACACATTCCTCAAGTAACACACGTATTCAACTTCGATCTACCTGATGACTGTGAAGATTACGTTCACCGTATCGGCCGTACCGGTCGTGCTGGTGCAAGTGGTCACTCAATCAGCTTTGCTTGTGAAGATTACGCAATCAACTTGCCACCAATCGAAGAATACATTGAGCACGCTATCCCTGTGTCTGACTACGATGCTTCTGCACTGCTAGAAGATCTACCAGCACCATTGCGTTTACGCACACGTAACCCGCAACAACGCCGCTCAAATAACAATGGCCCACGCAACGGCAACCGTAAACCAAACCAGAACCGTCGCCCACGCCAACCGCGTCATAACAAGGAAGCTTAG
- a CDS encoding 2Fe-2S iron-sulfur cluster-binding protein, translating into MSYQVVLYPENISFTVEKGQTVLDAALNSDIYFPNRCQVGACAMCMCKKLEGQVSYHLEPMLTEKEQQQGWIFACQAFAESNLVLTFAD; encoded by the coding sequence ATGAGCTACCAAGTAGTCTTATACCCAGAAAACATCAGTTTCACAGTAGAAAAAGGGCAAACGGTCTTGGATGCTGCGCTCAACAGCGATATCTATTTCCCAAACCGTTGCCAAGTTGGCGCATGCGCAATGTGTATGTGCAAAAAATTAGAAGGGCAAGTGAGTTACCACCTTGAACCCATGCTCACAGAGAAAGAGCAGCAACAAGGCTGGATTTTTGCTTGCCAAGCATTTGCAGAAAGTAATTTAGTTCTAACCTTTGCCGATTAA
- the trxA gene encoding thioredoxin TrxA, translating into MSDKILQLTDDGFDNDVINAAGPVLVDFWAEWCGPCKMIAPILDEIADEYEGKLTIGKLNIDQNAGTPPKFGIRGIPTLLLFKDGGVAATKVGALSKTQLKEFLDANL; encoded by the coding sequence ATGAGTGATAAGATTTTGCAGCTAACTGATGACGGTTTTGATAACGATGTAATCAACGCTGCAGGCCCTGTTCTTGTTGATTTTTGGGCAGAATGGTGTGGTCCATGTAAAATGATTGCGCCGATTCTTGATGAAATCGCAGACGAGTACGAAGGCAAGCTCACAATCGGTAAATTAAATATCGACCAAAATGCTGGTACTCCACCAAAATTTGGTATTCGCGGTATTCCAACGCTACTTCTTTTCAAAGATGGTGGCGTAGCAGCGACTAAAGTTGGTGCATTGTCTAAAACTCAACTTAAAGAGTTCTTAGACGCTAACCTTTAA
- the ubiD gene encoding 4-hydroxy-3-polyprenylbenzoate decarboxylase, with protein MSFKDLRDFIDHLESIGQLKRISHPVDPDYEMTEISDRTLRAGGPALLFENPVGYNMPVLTNLFGTPNRVAIGMGRQEVKELREVGKLLAYLKEPEPPKGFKDALDKLPVFKQVLNMPAKRLRKAACQQVVWQGDDVDLDKIPVMSCWADDVAPLLTWGLTVTRGPNKKRQNLGIYRQQKIGKNKIIMRWLAHRGGALDLRDWMETNPGKPFPVSVAFGADPATILGAVTPVPDTLSEYAFAGLLRGSKTEVVKSISNDLEVPASAEIVMEGYIDPNEFADEGPYGDHTGYYNEKEKHHVFTITHVTMRENPIYHSTYTGRPPDEPAVLGVALNEVFVPILQKQFPEIEDFYLPPEGCSYRMAVVTMKKQYPGHAKRVMMGVWSFLRQFMYTKFVLVCDEDVNARDWSQVTAAMCEHMDPSRDSLMIENTPIDSLDFASPVVGLGSKMGLDITKKWDAELALSPDVQAAPVNSEYIEGSLAELTKAHPEIIDIHLQNDNASMIVVCIDKQAAGNGKKIMEAVWSQFDENKFVIVCDGDVNVSGWNDIIWAVTTRMDPARDTLFLQNETGHSKMGLDATNKWEGECLREWGVPITKDPDVVKKIDSIWEQLGIS; from the coding sequence ATGAGTTTTAAAGATTTACGTGATTTTATCGACCATCTTGAAAGTATTGGTCAGTTGAAACGCATTTCTCATCCAGTCGATCCAGACTACGAAATGACCGAGATTAGCGACCGTACTCTACGTGCTGGTGGCCCGGCTCTTTTGTTTGAAAATCCAGTAGGCTATAACATGCCTGTTTTGACCAACCTATTTGGTACACCTAACCGTGTTGCTATTGGTATGGGTCGTCAGGAAGTCAAAGAACTACGTGAAGTGGGCAAGTTGCTTGCTTACCTAAAAGAACCTGAGCCACCGAAAGGCTTTAAAGACGCTCTTGATAAATTACCTGTATTTAAGCAAGTCTTAAATATGCCGGCTAAACGCCTTCGCAAAGCGGCTTGCCAACAAGTGGTATGGCAAGGCGATGACGTCGACTTAGATAAAATCCCGGTGATGAGCTGTTGGGCTGACGATGTCGCACCATTACTAACATGGGGTTTAACGGTTACTCGTGGTCCAAACAAGAAGCGCCAAAACTTAGGCATCTATCGCCAGCAAAAAATCGGTAAGAATAAAATCATCATGCGTTGGTTAGCCCACCGTGGTGGAGCGCTGGATTTACGCGATTGGATGGAAACCAACCCTGGTAAACCATTTCCGGTATCGGTAGCGTTTGGTGCTGACCCAGCTACCATTCTTGGTGCGGTTACGCCAGTGCCGGATACTTTATCTGAGTACGCGTTTGCAGGCTTACTACGTGGTAGTAAAACTGAGGTCGTTAAATCAATCAGCAACGACTTAGAGGTTCCTGCAAGTGCGGAAATCGTGATGGAAGGTTACATCGACCCGAATGAATTTGCGGATGAAGGGCCTTACGGAGACCATACTGGTTACTACAACGAGAAAGAAAAGCACCATGTGTTTACTATTACTCATGTAACCATGCGCGAGAACCCGATCTATCACAGCACCTATACTGGCCGTCCACCGGATGAGCCTGCGGTATTGGGGGTTGCGCTAAATGAAGTGTTTGTTCCTATTCTTCAAAAGCAGTTCCCAGAGATTGAAGATTTCTATCTACCGCCTGAAGGTTGTTCGTACCGAATGGCAGTAGTGACCATGAAGAAGCAATACCCAGGTCACGCTAAGCGAGTGATGATGGGTGTATGGTCTTTCTTACGCCAATTCATGTACACCAAATTTGTATTGGTGTGCGATGAAGATGTGAATGCACGCGATTGGTCTCAAGTAACCGCAGCGATGTGCGAACATATGGATCCGTCACGCGATAGCCTGATGATAGAGAACACGCCGATCGATTCATTGGATTTTGCCTCACCCGTGGTTGGGTTAGGTTCTAAGATGGGCCTAGATATCACTAAGAAGTGGGACGCAGAGTTAGCGCTATCGCCAGATGTCCAAGCAGCACCTGTAAATAGTGAATATATAGAGGGTAGCTTGGCTGAGCTAACCAAGGCTCACCCTGAAATTATTGATATTCACCTGCAAAACGACAATGCCAGCATGATTGTGGTGTGTATTGATAAGCAAGCAGCCGGTAATGGCAAGAAAATCATGGAAGCGGTTTGGTCTCAATTTGATGAGAACAAGTTTGTTATCGTGTGTGACGGCGATGTCAATGTGAGTGGTTGGAATGACATCATTTGGGCGGTAACGACAAGAATGGATCCGGCCAGAGATACGTTATTCCTACAGAATGAAACTGGACACTCAAAAATGGGCCTCGATGCGACCAATAAGTGGGAAGGTGAATGCTTGCGTGAGTGGGGTGTACCAATCACAAAAGATCCTGATGTTGTGAAAAAGATTGATAGCATCTGGGAACAGCTAGGAATTTCATGA